The Aspergillus fumigatus Af293 chromosome 7, whole genome shotgun sequence genome includes the window AGTCCATCTAATCTCTGACCATTTCGACCCCTCTCCAGTAATACCAGTTGACATTACTGTAcggaccttttcctcttccccgGATACTTTGACCAAGTGTTCAAGAACAATTCTAGGAAGACAGGTGACGATTGGAGACAGAACACCAGCAAACTATCCTCGAACCTGCCACAGTACCTGTGGAGATGGTGCAACATGAAAATAACCATTCTGCTTCCCttcagattttctttttcatggACATCAAGTAAGTCACCCGGTAAGATAGGATGCAGGACTGTGTTAATGGAGGTAAGAAAATCTTCAGTTTTCCAGTGGCCTCGCTGAACCATATTCTTGTAGTTCTCAAAGGCGAGGTTTTGGAGATCTTCTGGCAAACCTTAATACTCTGCTAGCTGGTACACAGATGCATGCTGGGTGAGTTggccgtcctcgtcttcagtTTGAATTAGTCAATACTGCAGTCCCACGGGTGTTGTCTAATATGCATACCTGGCAGCTGTGTTTTTAGGCAAGGATTGGTTGTATATTCTCCACAACACATCAGCTGCAATGTGCGCCAGACACAGTGAATGTTAACGTACTGGAGCTGCACTTCTGTTTCGCCTGGATTGCATTAAAACCACTGATGAAAACGCAAACTCTCAGATATCAAGACCTTACTCGATACAGGCAGCCTCAGGTCACTGACGAGGATAGTTGCGTCCATTTCGTCATCCGTTTTAGGTCTCTCCTCTTTGCTGTCATGACGGCGTTGCTTCAGGAAGTCAAAGTACCCAGTAAATAGCATCGTGTCGGTTCTGTAAGGGATGACTCTCGAAGATACAGGTCAGAAGATTGTTTGCTGGTAAGAGTCACACAAATCAAGGACCATTAATATGTCTATTTCTCTCTAGGCTCTTGGGCTCAAAAATAGTATGACTTCCTAGTCTCAAACTTCCACCATGGCAAATGCATGAGCTGCATGAATCGGTCAGTATACATCGCGCCCGAAGATAGTAGCATACTGGCAGTTGAGCTTGgctgcctctttctccagtTGGCCGCCAACATTAGGCTTGATATGGAACGCATTGGGCGAACGAGTGGATCAACTTGTTGCGCTTTGCCTCATGACAGGGCCACCATTACTTAATCAATAACAATATGTGTTGATCACCTCTGCATGCTCAACTTCAAATGTAGCACATGCAGCGTACACTGTTGTCGTTACTATATCTCAGATAGTGAATTATGTCGTTTGAAAGGAGGAATTTTATTTCTTTGCAAGTGTTTGATGATTGGCTGATTTTTGGAAATAGTCAGTAGTTTCGCCAACGCGGCGCCACAGGTTCCACACCAAGGTCTGGTTGAACAGTCTTCAACCAGCCTTTCAACGCGCCGTAGATCATCAAATCCGTCTTGATAATCCCGTAATTAATTTTTgattttttcttttttaaTTTACTTAATtttaattatattttttTATTCTATCCTATTTCTCTTCCGCGACTAGCACTCCCACGCCCGTCAGCTTCTAGCAACAATAAGACACTACAAATAGCTCGAACAGCCCGTGGTGATTGTTCGAAGCCTGGGCATGTTTGAAAGTGTTCGCGCTCGTCTTGGGCCTTCTTTTACCTTTTCCTTAGAGAGATGAAATGGATCCATCTCATATCCCAACGACGGAGCTTCTGACCACCAGTGGAGTTAAAGATAATGGGTTCTGTGTTAGCTCGCCAGGCCGTACTGAAACTTTGTGCTCCCATCCACTAGGTTTATGTTCCCTTCGTGTTTTGTGGTGGAAGTCTCAACTTATAGTCTACATACACTCTATAACTGACCGTGAAGTTTCTAGATCAGTTATCTCCGGATGAAATACGAGCTGCCACGCAATTAATCCGCGATATACCCACTGGCGAAGATATCAAGTTAATTGTCTGACTCTCCGggagctgctcaaggctAATTACCTTGCTTTCAGACAGGGTGAAGGACCCCGTCCGGATCGCCGCGCATTTGCCATCCTAATAGATCGTCACTCTCCTGGGGGAGTAATAGAGGCCGTCATAAACCTTACGTCCCGTGTCATTGAGGAGTGGAAACGTGTGGAGGATGTGATGCCCATTCTCACTCCCACCGACCTTGGCTTCATCGAGCGAGTGGCTCGGTCCGATCCTCGAGTAATCCAAGCCTGCCAGGATATCGGTATTTATGATATGTCACAAGTATATTTCGACGCTTGGGCCATCGGGATCGATGAGCGCTGGGGCCGCGACCGTAGGCTCCAGCAAGGCTTGCCTTACTACCGACGTAAGCCGGAAGATAATCAGTACGCTCATCCACTTGATTTTATCGTCATTGCGGACACAGAAACTGAAGAGATCTTGAGTGTGGATGTTCGTACAGTGGATGGAGAACGGACACGTCCGCCATTGAAACAGCAAAATTATCTACCCACTTCTCTCCAGCATGGATATCCTTACGATACTCTGAAGCCTATCCATATTACACAGCCGGACGGCGTCTCCTTTCAATTGCATGGCAATATGCTCCATTGGGCCGGCTATAAGATGCATATCAGCTTTAATTACTGGGAGGGTATTGTACTCTCAGATATCAGCATATATAATCCGGTGGAAAAGAGGCAGCGGCCGCTCTTCTACCGGATCAGTGTTGCGGAAATGGTGGTTCCTTATGGATGTCCTGAACCACCCCACCACCAGAAGCAAGCATTCGACGTTGGAGAATACGGCATGGGGCTGATGACTAACTCATTGAGACTGGGATGCGATTGCAAAGGCGTCATTCAATACCTCGACGGGGTCATATCTGACCAGCAGGGCACTCCGGTCGTTATAAAAAATGCTATCTGCATTCACGAGGAGGATAATGGGCTGCTTGTCAAACACACTGACTTCCGTGATGCTCGCTCAATCTCGGCACGAGACCGGAGACTGATCATTTCTCAGATCGTCACAGCCGCAAACTATGACTACAGGTTTTATCATACATTCACACTGGACGGTACCTACAAACTCGAGGTCAGGTTGACCAGGATTCTGAATACTTACTGCTTGCACCCCTCGGAGACGGCAAACCCATATGGGACGGAGGTGGCTCATGGAGTCACCGCTCACAACCATCAGCatatcttctccttgagaaTCGACCCGGAAATTGATGGGTTGGAAAATGAAGTTCAAGAGTGCGATGCTGTCCCCCTCCAATACACGGATGACAGCAAGGCTAACCCTTACGGCAACGGATTCTTTTGCCGGCAACGGGCAGTGGAAGGTGCCAGTCTCGCATCGTTAGGCCGCTCATGGGACATTGTCAACCCAACAAAGGTCAACCCAGTATGCAAGAAGCCAGTTGGTTACAAGATCTTGAATTCTCAGTATCCTGGTCTCCTGGCGCAGGAAGGGAGCATTATACGCCAGCGCGCAGCCTTTGCCACAAAGCCTCTGTGGGTGGTGCTGTTTAAGGATTTCCAGCTTTATCCAGCTGGTAACTATGTCTGTTAGTCAACAGGAGAAGCACACCAATCTGGCAATGAAACATTGGAGGGCTGGGTGTCAGACGCAAAGCACGCAGACATCGTGTGCTACGTGCAGTTTGGCCTTACGCATATCCCTCGAACTGAGGATTTTCCAATTATGCCTGCCGAGCCAGTTAGCGTAACACTGCGCGCGGCCAACTTCTTCCAGAGCAGCCCGGCTCTGCCATTTCTTACACTGCCTCAAAACCGCGACACCAACTCACAACTGGCAGGTCTGGGTCAAAGTGCCTGTGTTAGTCACACTGTGGCAGTACGCGAAGGCAGTCACGTCAATCCAAGGCTTCAGAGAAAGCTCTCTTTGTGAGCATCAGGCCCCACCTTCCCATATTGGTAACTCTCCCTCGGTTCAGAAGGTGTATGGGGTGACACCACAGATTTTATCCTGCTCTATCATTGTCACACATCAAGTCTCGTCCATTGCtcttgtatatatatatacaagTACCTGTTATTTTGAAGAAAGACGCCTGAGGAGCTTTTTAACCGAGTGTGACAGCTAATGCCGATGCTGACAAGGCGCGTGCGGATTTATGCACTGGATCTCTCTCTTTGGCCTTAAAACCCGCTATCGATGACAATCTTTGCATTTATATACATCTGACAATGTCCACCAAATCTCGGCTAATTTAAAATAACACCAAGTCTTGTGGTGATCGTGATCCATTTGATTTTGGGATAAGAGTCCTTTGCGTCGCAACTACGCGCGAGGATGGAGCACCAAAAAAAATTGCTTGCGTCTCTCCAATCAAGGCCTTTCCATGCCTTGTCTCCCGTCCGACCGAATTCGAATTGGCATCCCTAGGTTGGAGTCGTCTATTATTTTCACCAGCTTGAGACCAAACTCCTCACATCTGAAACCACTATACCTCGTTTAATGTTTTATCGATGCCTTCTAAATCCTTTTCTTCCGCTGTACCCTTTTTCCGAACCACTTCTCTCAATGATTGATCACCACGACTAGCAAAGTGATTCTGTGCCTCTTTCTCCAGGCTGATGACACCAATACTGAGCTATTTTGGAAAGGAGCCGCCTTGTTTCTTTCGTGGCCGATACAATCTCAGACTGTCGGTGTGACAGCGCAGCGATATTAAGGCCCGGAGAAAGATTTAAGGCAAGCCATTGTGTAGAGAAATTGCGATAGGGCCGGCACATTCTCAACGAGGAGCCCGAGTTTTTGTGATCATTGTTAAGGCCGCCACTCTCCTGAGCCGCACACGCTATGCATTCCTGTTAATTATGAGCATTGGATTTATACTAATGAACACAACAGGATCCGAATCTCGATGTCAACTTTTACTTGCCAATATCTCTCATGTGAATGTCGTTGAGTGCTGGAACAATTCTAAGCTCTCCAAGGCTCCAGGTACTGTCTCTATAAGTAACAATATGGTTACTACTGAATATCCGTTATGATCTATACATTCTGATACTCTTATAATGTAACTATTCAGTATAAGTTTCCGTATTACGGCTTTGAAGTAGTTGCTAATTTTTTGGAAGGCAGTTATTCCTGTGCGAATTGGTATGAGTATGGTATGGAAGTGCAAATATATATAGGCACTTAGCCTTAGAAAACCATCATGATTGAAGAATCACCATTAGGCCTCCCTCATTGAGTTCGTAATTTTATTTGGACCCATATTTAAGTATAGATTAAGATGACTCTAATACGATCTAGTACGATATTAGTTCCGTATAAGCATATAGGTGGCGCCTTATAGAGGTACTTGGTaagggaagagaaactgGAACCTGAAATATTTTGGTCTGTATTAGCAGTAGAAGATTGCATAATCCGCCGAAGTACCTACAGTATATGCCGTGGCTCTCATACAGTAGCGGACAAGTTAATTGTTTCGCTTTCGTCCTGCGGTGTTGAATCTTTAGGTTCCATGGCTTCCTTCCCTTATTCCTCCAGATGGCTAGATGTAACTGTACAGGACACAACGGTGGCTGGCCAGAGTAACGCTAACTGGCTATATTTTGACGGCTGCCAATTGATACTTCAGGATTATACTGCTCAAATGTGGCTGGGAATAACAGCCGCGATGATGACCATCGTGCCCTAGAAGAACCCAGATCTACGTCAATCGCTTAATGTGATGCAGGATAAGGATGAAACGAGCTGCCACGCTACCAATACCTCACTAGCGCAATCACCGTGCTTAATATCTCGACTGCCTTCGTCTTTACTAACAGATATCCTTGATTATGAACTTTCTCCCATGCTCTGGAGCTTCGACCTGCGGTCACTGTACCCATATATCCAGTCATAGAGTAAGTGACTAGTTGATACATGAGCCCGATCTCGCACGAGATGCTCTCAAAGCCCTCCGCCGTATCCTCCTTTCCTTAGCCTTTCGGTTTTGATCTTTGCGACGTCTGCGTGCTTGATCTGATTCTTGACAAGGTATATCCCCATCATCCAGTACCGTCTCTGAGACTACCTCATGCCCTAAGGTTTTGTAAGCACCGGACCACGCGGACAGGCTATTCTTTCACTTACGATTTAGATCATCACGACGCTTCATTTCGATGATTTCATTTGGGCGATCGCACCGTACTGGCGGCGACTCATGCTCATTCTGTACCAAGTGCTGTGTGGCTTCTGATTGTTGTACATAACTCGCAGAGGTTTCGACGCTAACCTCACCGGAGCGCTCCGTAGCATCCATGTCGGCTGAAGCCGTAGCCGATCTGTTCATTGCAGATGGTGGAATGTGCGGTTCCGCGTCAGGGCAGTCCGGTGGTACCTGGGCGGAGCTAGAGCTCTGTCAGGAATGTCCGTGAAGCCATCCGATGCGGCTTGCCAACGTATGGAGTAGGAACTTGTTCTGTTTAACGGCTATTCTTCAAGGTCAGCTTTCGATGGAGATCCACTGGGGCAGCCCTACGCACCCTCCAAAGCCTGCCGATTCCACTTGCTCAGTTCTGTGATTGAATATGCGAGTGTTTTGAGCTCCGCATGTATATGCCGCATGGGTGGCCAGGAACTGACAAGCATTCGGGGAACGCCTGACTGCATCATGTTCCAATCATTTTCGGATAGTTGAACCAGCTGGCCACGGAAATGACCCCGATAAACGGCTCCGCCATGGTATTCAAACCGCCAAGGATCAAATTCACGTACAATGTCATCCCATTCCTGGGCGTGACCCGGTCCAGCTGCTTCAGTGCCACACAGCTGCGGACGCGGGTTTTCAAACAACGCACTCACCGCTtcctggatgatgttgaCCCTGAAAGGCGCACCTAAATACCACGACAGGCTATGCCCTCGTTCGAGCACCTCCAGACAAGCCCGTGAGAGAGTTAGAGCTTCAACGGGCGAGTCATCGAGACTTAGATGTCGCAGGCGCATGCTCTCCAAAGTACGGCTGTGCCCCGCTGAGTTTGCTATCAGCCCAGACGAAGAGCTGATCTTAGTGGCCATTCTAATGAGAGACTGTAAACGAGGATTTGCTAAAGAAGATTGTTTGGGCCCTCATTTGGGCGGATTCGAGATATTTTAAGATTTTTCAAAGTGCAACCAGGGCCAGAGGTTTTAACCCGTCGGTGGTTAAACTAATTTTGCTGGTGATTAATAACTTGTAACTTCTATAGAATTAGCACCATGTGGGTTTGCCTAATTGCTCTGGATCCCTATGGTTCATCAATTTCcttcctcctttttttttcccgtGATCGTTCTTGGCGTTGGAGAGACACGATTGATGGCCGTTCATCATCCTTGAGAAGGTGGGGCTTACCCCTGGAGCGCTCGGCTGGAACAGGAATTAAATCGTGGGTCAGTCAGTAGTGAAAGAAACGTTGAACGCGTTGCTGGAGTTGATCATGTCAAGCGGGGCCTTGGGGACCCACCATATTCCGCGGTTCCAGGAGGCTAGACCGTGGTGGAAGGACCGGAGGACCGGACATCCGATCACGTGATGGCTTTCACGAATATATAAGGGCCGCCTTTCCCTCTGAATGTGTGGAAAGGCACAACTCACAGATCTGTGAGTTT containing:
- a CDS encoding putative peroxisomal copper amine oxidase, with product MPILTPTDLGFIERVARSDPRVIQACQDIGIYDMSQVYFDAWAIGIDERWGRDRRLQQGLPYYRRKPEDNQYAHPLDFIVIADTETEEILSVDVRTVDGERTRPPLKQQNYLPTSLQHGYPYDTLKPIHITQPDGVSFQLHGNMLHWAGYKMHISFNYWEGIVLSDISIYNPVEKRQRPLFYRISVAEMVVPYGCPEPPHHQKQAFDVGEYGMGLMTNSLRLGCDCKGVIQYLDGVISDQQGTPVVIKNAICIHEEDNGLLVKHTDFRDARSISARDRRLIISQIVTAANYDYRFYHTFTLDGTYKLEVRLTRILNTYCLHPSETANPYGTEVAHGVTAHNHQHIFSLRIDPEIDGLENEVQECDAVPLQYTDDSKANPYGNGFFCRQRAVEGASLASLGRSWDIVNPTKVNPVCKKPVGYKILNSQYPGLLAQEGSIIRQRAAFATKPLWVVLFKDFQLYPAGEAHQSGNETLEGWVSDAKHADIVCYVQFGLTHIPRTEDFPIMPAEPVSVTLRAANFFQSSPALPFLTLPQNRDTNSQLAGLGQSACVSHTVAVREGSHVNPRLQRKLSL